A stretch of the Erinaceus europaeus chromosome 1, mEriEur2.1, whole genome shotgun sequence genome encodes the following:
- the LOC132541820 gene encoding protein CEBPZOS-like yields MARPLEPLAKKIFKGVLVAEVASLLGSYYLFNKMNSSQDFRQTMSKKYPFILEVYYKSIEQSGMYGLRQQDQEKWLNSKNEESGH; encoded by the coding sequence atgGCCCGCCCTTTGGAACCACTCGCCAAGAAGATCTTTAAAGGAGTTTTGGTAGCCGAAGTTGCCAGCCTTTTGGGAAGCTATTATTTGTTTAATAAGATGAATTCAAGCCAAGATTTCAGGCAAACGATGAGCAAGAAATATCCCTTCATCTTAGAAGTTTATTACAAATCCATTGAACAGTCTGGAATGTATGGTCTCAGACAACAAGATCAAGAAAAATGGTTGAACAGCAAAAATGAGGAGTCTGGCCACTGA